CTAGGGAGTATTTAGCCTTGGCAGATGGTCCTGCCAGATTCATACGGGGTTTCACGTGCCCCGCACTACTCGGGATCCACTCCGGAGAGAATGATTTTTTAGTTACAGGACTTTTACCCTCTTTGGTTCGCCTTTCCAGACGCTTCACCTAAATCATTCCTTTGTAACTCCATGTGGAGTGTCCCACAACCCCAACAGGCAAGCCTGTTGGTTTGGGCTAATCCGCGTTCGCTCGCCGCTACTGACGGAATCACTTTTGTTTTCTCTTCCTCAGGGTACTTAGATGTTTCAGTTCCCCTGGTCTGCCTCCGCTAGACCTATGTATTCAGTCTAGGGTACGTACCTATTACAGTACGTGGGTTCCCCCATTCGGACATCCCCGGATCGAGGTCTGCTTACGACTCCCCGAGGCATTTCGTTGTTCGCCACGTCCTTCTTCGGCTCCTAGCGCCTAGGCATCCTCCGTGTGCTCTTAATAGCTTAACCATTAAGTTCGATGTTTTATATGATCACTCATAATTGAGAATTCCATTTGCTAATTAATGCTTCTTTGCTTTCGCTATCTAGTTTTCAAGGAACATCAGTCGCTTGATCCACCTTTGTGGTGTTTTTTGCGACAAAAAATATCTTACCACATCTGCTTTTCTTCAGTCAACCGTTTTTTCAAACCATTTCTTGAAGTTTTTGCCTCTATGGTGGAGCCAAGCGGGATCGAACCGCTGACCTCCTGCGTGCAAAGCAGGCGCTCTCCCAGCTGAGCTATGGCCCCATAATTTAAACCCAAAAAGGTAATGGTGTGCTGCGAGGAGCACGTCCCATATGTTTAAGGGATAGTATGATGTGGTATTTTATTCGTTTTATTTATTCGGTACGTTTGTGGTGGGCCCTAGTGGACTCGAACCACCGACCTCACCCTTATCAGGGGTGCGCTCTAACCAGCTGAGCTAAGGGCCCGTACCGCTTGGCAACGTCCTACTCTCCCAGGACCTTGCGGTCCAAGTACCATCGGCGCTGGAGGGCTTAACGGTCGTGTTCGGTATGGGAACGCGTGGTACCCCTCCGCCATCATCACCAAACGAATGTATAGAGTGCCTTGCACTCTCAAAACTGAAAACGAGTGAACTGTATTCTCCATAGAAAGGAGGTGATCCAGCCGCACCTTCCGATACGGCTACCTTGTTACGACTTCACCCCAATCATCTACCCCACCTTCGGCGGCTGGCTCCCCAAGGGGTTACCTCACCGACTTCGGGTGTTGTAAACTCTCGTGGTGTGACGGGCGGTGTGTACAAGACCCGGGAACGTATTCACCGCGGCATGCTGATCCGCGATTACTAGCAATTCCGACTTCATGCAGGCGAGTTGCAGCCTGCAATCCGAACTGAGATCGGCTTTGTTGGGATTGGCTCCACCTCGCGGCTTCGCTGCCCTTTGTACCGACCATTGTAGTACGTGTGTAGCCCAGGTCATAAGGGGCATGATGATTTGACGTCATCCCCACCTTCCTCCGGTTTGTCACCGGCAGTCACCTTAGAGTGCCCAACTTCACTTGCTGGCAACTAAGATTAAGGGTTGCGCTCGTTGCGGGACTTAACCCAACATCTCACGACACGAGCTGACGACAACCATGCACCACCTGTCTCCTCTGTCCCGAAGGAAAGCCATATCTCTACAGCGTTCAAAGGGATGTCAAGACCTGGTAAGGTTCTTCGCGTTGCTTCGAATTAAACCACATACTCCACTGCTTGTGCGGGTCCCCGTCAATTCCTTTGAGTTTCAGTCTTGCGACCGTACTCCCCAGGCGGAATGCTTAATGTGTTAACTTCGGCACCAAGGGTATCGAAACCCCTAACACCTAGCATTCATCGTTTACGGCGTGGACTACCAGGGTATCTAATCCTGTTCGCTCCCCACGCTTTCGCGCCTCAGCGTCAGTTACAGACCAGAGAGTCGCCTTCGCCACTGGTGTTCCTCCACATCTCTACGCATTTCACCGCTACACGTGGAATTCCACTCTCCTCTTCTGCACTCAAGCTCACCAGTTTCCAGTGCGACTCGGAGTTGAGCTCCGAGTTTAAACACCAGACTTAATGGGCCGCCTGCGCGCCCTTTACGCCCAATAATTCCGGACAACGCTTGCCCCCTACGTATTACCGCGGCTGCTGGCACGTAGTTAGCCGGGGCTTTCTTCTCAGGTACCGTCTAAGCAAATGCAGTTAACATCTGCCTTCTCTTCCCTGGCAACAGAGCTTTACGATCCGAAAACCTTCTTCACTCACGCGGCGTTGCTCCGTCAGACTTTCGTCCATTGCGGAAGATTCCCTACTGCTGCCTCCCGTAGGAGTCTGGGCCGTGTCTCAGTCCCAGTGTGGCCGATCACCCTCTCAGGTCGGCTACGCATCGTCGCCTTGGTGAGCCCTTACCTCACCAACTAGCTAATGCGCCGCAGGTCCATCTCTAAGCGAGAGCTTACACCCTCTTTCTTCATCTCATCATGCGATGAAACGACCTTATCCGGTATTAGCTAATGTTTCCACTAGTTATCCCAGGCTTATAGGCAGGTTACCTACGTGTTACTCACCCGTCCGCCACTAAGAACATTAAAAAGCAAGCTTTTTAATCTCTTCGTTCGACTTGCATGTATTAGGCACGCCGCCAGCGTTCGTCCTGAGCCAGGATCAAACTCTCCATTAAAGGTTGTAATCTCTCGATCACAACTATTTTAGAGCGCTTGGCTCATTCTCTTGTTACTATTTTTTCGGTTCCCTGAAAAAGTAATCGGAATACTCTACTGAGCTTCACTTCACTTTTTTAGGTTTATGAACGGGTTCCCAAAAGTTTAAAACTTTTGAGCTATTTGTTTGGATTCCTGAAAAATTTCAAGTCTCCGTAAGTTCACTCGTTATTCAGTTTTCAAGGTGCAAAGAATGCCTTATTATCAAGCATTTTCTTTTGTTTTTATCGCCCATCTCAGCGGCGACTTGATAAATATAACACATATAAAACTATCATGTCAACACCTTTTATTTTTTTTCTAGCAGAACATAAAATCTTTCTAATCTCTATGCTTAACTTACGATTAATGGCAAATTAAAGTTCGTTTTAAATACTATATATATGTATAATTTTATTCCGAAAGAAAATGGATAACTAATTTCATATGATTAAAAATTTTATACCCATAACTCCTAACAAACCTGGGACCCCCAAAAGACCACTTGTAATGAGAACTACTGAATTCATCGGTAAAATATCCCCTTCTACTATTAAATTGATAATATAAATAAAAATAGCAGAAGTAATGATATTTATTAATACATAATTCATCCATTTTGAAACCTTCTGATAGTTTCTTATTCCCAGAATAAGTGCAAAAACAACAAATACTATGATTAAGTAAGATATAAACCCCATTCTAATCCCCCGCTTTTAATTTCTTCAACTTAGTAATCTGTAAATCCTTAGCCTGTCTTATTAACATTTCATACCTTTTTTCCGCTGCTTCCAATGAAAATATAGCAAAATCAATCTCGTCTTTATCAACAGCGTAATTAAACCTTTCTCCTGCTGCAATCCAATCATTTTTAGCTTTTTCTACTTCCTTATTAATTAACATTTCACTATTATCTATTTTATTAGAACTAAATTTGCTTAGGTACTGCTGAATACTCGCCATAAAAAACCTCCTTAGGTTATCATTCTCTCGGGAAGCATAATTAATATAATATATAAATTAAAACTATAGAATAGAACTTCAATAGCCAAATTAATTCAGCTCTAAATCAAAAACAACACTAAAAGATTAGCGAAAATTGAAAATTGTACGCAAAAAAAGCCACCTAATGGTGACTTTTATAAATATAATAGTTAGATTATGAATGTATTATTATGCCAATGTAGGTTGAATCGGCAGTACTCGTTCAATTTTTGTATTATGTTCTTGTACTTCCTCATTTTCTAGATATTGCACCCTGCCAATATCTGCACCTAATTGTTTTAATTTCTTAGTTACATTTACATATCCACGATCAATGTGATGAATTTCAGAGATTATTGTCTCCCCTTCAGCTGCTAATCCTGCTAGAATTAACGCTGCACCTGCTCTTAAATCTGTAGCATTGACCTTTGAGCCAATTAATTTAGTATTGCCAGTTACTACTGCTGTCTGTCCTTCTACTTTAATTTTGGCATTCATTCGTTTAAATTCAGAAACATGCATGAAGCGATTTTCAAATAAAGACTCAGAGACAATACTTGTACCATCTGAAATCATTAATAAGCTCATCATTTGAGATTGCATATCTGTCGGAAATCCTGGATATGGTAATGTTTTCAAGTCAACTGCTTTTAATGTAGATGAGGCAGAAACTCCAATTCCTTTTTCGTTGATAAGAATAGTGACCCCCATTTCTTCCAACTTTGAAATAACAGGTGTTAAATGGTCCCCAATTGCACCTTCAATAAAAATGCTTCCTCCAGTTATAGCTGCTGCAATCATGTATGTACCAGCTTCAATACGATCAGGGATCACAGTATGATCAACACCTGATAACTGTTGTACACCTTCTATTCTAATCATTCCTG
The window above is part of the Chengkuizengella sp. SCS-71B genome. Proteins encoded here:
- a CDS encoding pro-sigmaK processing inhibitor BofA family protein — translated: MGFISYLIIVFVVFALILGIRNYQKVSKWMNYVLINIITSAIFIYIINLIVEGDILPMNSVVLITSGLLGVPGLLGVMGIKFLII
- the murA gene encoding UDP-N-acetylglucosamine 1-carboxyvinyltransferase — translated: MEKIIVRGGIPLSGKVKISGAKNAVLPIIAASILAKDGVSVIHDVPPLDDVLTIAKVLEAMGINIQFENEVLKVDAKEVKAHEAPYELVRKMRASFLVAGSLLGREGYAKISLPGGCAIGTRPIDQHLKGFEAMGAQIEFGQGFIEARSKGRLKGAKIYLDVPSVGATENIMMAATLADGTTIIENAAKEPEIVDLANFLNGMGAKVRGAGTGMIRIEGVQQLSGVDHTVIPDRIEAGTYMIAAAITGGSIFIEGAIGDHLTPVISKLEEMGVTILINEKGIGVSASSTLKAVDLKTLPYPGFPTDMQSQMMSLLMISDGTSIVSESLFENRFMHVSEFKRMNAKIKVEGQTAVVTGNTKLIGSKVNATDLRAGAALILAGLAAEGETIISEIHHIDRGYVNVTKKLKQLGADIGRVQYLENEEVQEHNTKIERVLPIQPTLA
- a CDS encoding DUF2508 family protein, producing MASIQQYLSKFSSNKIDNSEMLINKEVEKAKNDWIAAGERFNYAVDKDEIDFAIFSLEAAEKRYEMLIRQAKDLQITKLKKLKAGD